The Elephas maximus indicus isolate mEleMax1 chromosome 11, mEleMax1 primary haplotype, whole genome shotgun sequence genome contains the following window.
GGTGAAAGCCCCCCACTCAGTGGCTGGACCAGAGGATGACTGGGGAGGAGGGTTCTAGGTCAAAGGATTTAGCACCCtggcacaccaccaccaccacccccgcaCCTGGAAGGAGCTGAGGAAGATCTCAAAGCCGAGCTTGGCGAAGCGCAGGGTGCCCCGGGCCTGTTCCTCCGTCACGGGCGCAAATACCACCTCGTGGACGCCCAGCAGGGGTACCAGCGTCAGCGTGGAGCGCGCCAGCCTGGGGATAGAGGCAGCAGTGGCCCCGCGTCCCGAGCCCCCATCACACCCAGTGGCACTTGTCCTTCCGTCCAGGCCCCCGCCCGCACCTCAGCCGATAATCCGGGCAGCGCATCTGCCGTGTTCTCAGTTTGGACACGAGGATGCCAAGAATGCggataaagatgaggaaattaatcTGGGGGGAGAGATAGAGCCTCAAACAGTCCCACTCCGCCCTAGGGGAGCGGAAAGAGGGTGTCCGCTTCCCAGGGCTGGAAGTCCCGGAGGACAGCCTGGAGGAGACGGGGCCGGCCGTACCAAGATGGTCACGAGGATAGGGGTGCGGATGATCCACCAGATGGCTTTAATATCGTTCCGCTCCCAGCACCTGGGAGATGCGGGGGAAGAGCTGAGATAAACAAGCCCTTATACTCACAGGGTCCTGCACACTCACTCGTCAGGCCCCACCCACCTTCCTTAAGGCCTCACCTATATTAATTTAAAGCCCCGCCCAGTACTATTCAGCCCCGCCCACTCTCTCTTCCAGTAGTCCCCAGCACAACCTTTCCAAGCTCCCCAATTCCTTTAGACCCCGCCCGCCTTCCCTTCAAGCCCTGCCCACACTCCCTCCAACCCCCCTGGCCACCCCTCAAAGCCCTGCCCACCTCCCAGGTCCTGCCCCAGACCCCGCAACTCACTGCGTGTTCTCGTACAGGTACCTGACGATCACCCAGGGAATGACGAAGAGCGCGGGGGCCCCTGTGCAGACCccgacccccacccccccaccccgccgcAGCTGTCAGCGTGCGCACAGGCCCCGCCAGACCCAAGACCCGCGGGAAACCCCAGTCGAGGTGGGGAGGCCAAGCCTGGAGAGGGGAGGAGATTCCCTGAGGTCAACTAACGGGGTAGTCAGGGGCGGGCGCAGGCACGTTGGGCTGGGCCAGGCCTGGGGTCGGGGCTCACCCCAGCCCAGGATAAGGTAGCAGCGGAAGTGGTCCCCTTCGGAGCCTCCCACGAGCACCAGGAGGCTGTGCAGGTAGACGCCCTCCACCAGCAGCCAAGTGTAGTTGGCGCCCACGCAGTATTGGGTCATGATCTGGGCCGTGCGGCAAGCGCCTAGTGCCTAGGGGTCAGCcagagaaggggagggggagcAGTCAGGGCTCCCAGGGGGTCCCCCCTTCACCACCATCTCTTGCTATCCAAGGTTCTTTTCCCAGGCTACATCCTCATCAAAGGGCTGGTTTCTCACTCtggggcccctgggtggtacaaacagctaatgtgtgtggctgctaaacaaaagagcAGAAGTTTGAGTCCcggcagaggtgcctcggaagacaggcctggcaatttacttctgaaacatcaatcattgaaaaccctttgtagcacagttctcctctgacacacatggggtcgccacgagtgggaatcgactccaccACAACTGGTTAGTTCTCACTCCAACCTCCTCCCCTAAATGGACTCTTCCACTCTAGCCTTCTTAACAATTGGTATCTTCCCTCTTGCTATCAGAGTTTCTCCCAAATCCCCCAAAATATGGTCTTCCCCACCCCAGCTCCTTCAAAGAATTGAAATCTACCCTTCAAAAGTTTTCTCCCACTCACCACCCTCTCCCACCAGCATATGGACTCTTCCACCCCCATGGCTTGGTAACAATGGTATGGCCCATCTTGCCACCTCGATTTTCCCACCTCATTACCCTACCACTTCAGCGGTATACTCACTCCCACTCTATTGCCTGGGAACAACTGGAACTCTCGAAGTCTCCCTACCACATAGTTTCTCCCACCCCGTGTACCCTACCCCCTAATAATCTTCTCCTGCTCTATCTCCAAGTAACAATTGGTGTCCACCAAACCCCCCCACCAACTGGTTTTTCCCATCCTGTCCCGCCTCATCTCCAGCATGTGGATTCTCTCATCGGTGGACAATCCAAGGATGCCTGAGATAATGAGACAGAGGAATTGGATTCTACCATAGAGGGTGATGGTGGTAAATTTAAATGATAGGTGGGAGAGTTCATTCAATGATAGGGGGGGTCAAGTTGGGAGGGTGCCTTTCAAAATGTGTTTGAAGGAGCCTAGAGAGATAACGTGTTGATAGAGTTGTTGTTAGTGGCAGTATGCTCAGCCGCCTACTCATGGGGCCGCCCTGCGCAATgtgatcggaccattgtgatccatagagtttttattggctgattttcagaagtagagctccaggcctttcctcctagtctgtcttaatctgaaagctctgctgaaacttgttcagcatcatagcaacacgcagccTCCACTGACTGATGGGTGCATTGGACGGGAATCAAACTCGGCTCTCCAGTTATGGAAGCTGGGaactctaccattgaaccaccactgtccccactGATGGTGTAGGAGGCAGTAAATGGATTGGGAAGTTCCTGACCGATCCAAAGTAGGCCGATGCCCATTTGAGGAAGTGGTGGGATCATGCTTACCTGGCTCCAGAGGGTCCGGGTCTGGTCCCCAGGATAGGGGCCAGGTGGGGGCAGAAGACGGTCTCGGGTGAGGATGGCTGTGGCCCGCAGCATGAACGAGGTGAACAGGTTGATGTGAATGTAGTTGCGAGTGCAGCGCAGCCTCCTGGAGAATCGGGAAGCAGTCTGGGGACCCCTGGAGACCAGTCCTCAGACATAGAAGCCGCCCCAGCCCTTCCCATAGAACTGCCAGTGGATGCTTGGAAGTGGTAGAGCCTGCCTATTCCCTCTTACTGGGCAAATGGGGGCCCTACCTGAAGACACTCAAGAGGAGCAGGGCCAGCAGCAGGGTGGCAAGGGACAGGGAGTAGCCAACAGTATACATGACCTGCAGCCGCTCCAAGATCAGCCTTTGGTCCTGGGTAGAGGGGCAAGGGGGACATGGGAAGAGGACTCAGCTCTTCCCTCAGCCCTAGAAGGGGTTCTTTACTCCTGCCAGCAGCCCAATTTTCTCTTGCGGAACCATCTACCTTTGCCTGGGTGGGGCTGACTCCGCCCCTCAGCTCCAGGACTGGGCATGTGATCCATGCCCAGCCAATCAGGGTATTCTATCTAACACCCACTTCCCACAGTGACTGGTTCAGGGCAGGCATatgacccaaaccaaaccaatgagACGTTACGTTGGAGCtactgagaatgaaaacataggtTTTCCATAGTGTTGCTGGGTTTGTGGCATGTAAACCTGGTGCTAATGCGGGCCAACTCTGCCACTCCATTGGAGAAATAAGACCAGCCAGCACAGAGGAGCACAGACATGTTATGGTGAGAGAGACTTGCAATCACATCATTAGAACACCTAGATCCAGCTGTGGCTGAAGCTGTAGCCTTATACTTTCAACCTCAGAAGCCAATacatttctctttccttctccttaaAGCAAAATTGAGTTGGGTTTCTATCACTTGCAACCCAGAGTCCTGAACAGTACCAGGGGTTTCAGGCTTGGCCTGAGGGTGCTGCCCTTTTTTTCCTCTTGGATGCCTTAACCTACATTTCCCCTGCCCACCAACATCTTCACACCTGGAAGACTCCATTCCTCTCTGGGTTCTCACACTGGGAATGGTCCCTCCAAGGTCCCCACTGGCCATCATTGCCACACTGGCGGAGAACAAAGCCCGTGGCCACTGTGGGGAAACAAGGAAGAGGGATCAGaggcacagagacagacagaaagagaatgaaagaCACACTAAGACAAAGGCAGAGAGAAGGCCAGAGTGATGATGACAACAAACCCTTATGtagcactttacatacattaattcatttaatattcataacaaccctatgaaattTGTACTATCATCagctctgttttacagatgaggaaattgagacacaAAGAATTTAAACCTGCCCAAGGCAACATAGCTACTGAGGGACACAGAGGCCAGGAAGACCAAGAAGCCCAGAGAGAGGGAGATTCAGGAACAGGAGAGAAAATAAGAATCtcgaacaataacacacgtgagaaaaatgcttcttagttcaatcaagtctacgagatcaaatgggcaacacctgcccaaaagcaaagacgagaaggcaggaagggacaggtaaactggatgaatgaacacGGGGAGCCTGAGGTGGTTAAggaggagagtactgacacattacagggattgcaaccaatgtcagaaaataagttgtgtgtaaatttttgaatgagaagctaatttgcattgtaaactttcacctaaagcacaattaaaaaaaaaaaaaaaaacttgtcctgGGAGACAAAAAAGGGACACTATGTGCCAGGGTCAGGGTCACCCAGCCAGGGCTGGACAGGCAGAGGAGAAACCCAGACAGAGGGGAGCACGAGATGGGGTGTAGGTGAGCTGGAGGGGTGTCTGGGGCACGGATCGGGGGTCTTTGTgtctggggaggggtggggtcCAGGGGGCGCCTCACCGTGCTTGTGCCAGGGCAggtaccaggggcaggaggcgcGAGCAGTGGCGTTGGGTGCAGCGTAGTCCCAGCAGACGTACATATCGAAGGACCCGTTGCAGGCGAGGCCTAGGGGTGGGCGTGGTGGGCAGGCGCCCAGGACCTAGGGCTCAGCTCCTGCAGCCCGGACTCAGTCTTTCCCTCGCAAGTCTCGCCCTAGCCCCACCCACCTGGAGTGGATCTGGTCCAAGCTCCGCAGAAAGTTCCTCCCACCagcccaaggaaaccctggtggctgtggttaagagctaccgctactaaccaaaaggtcagcaattcgaatccaccaggcgctcattgaaaaccctatgggacagttctactctgccctatggggtcgctatgagttggcatcgactccacCTCAATGGGGTTTGGTTTGACCAAGCCAAGGCCCCTCCCACCTTCTGACCCCCAGTGTGGGCTCCTCGCACTGAGCAAGTCCCCGCCCCATATTCTGCCCACCATAGGTTCCTTCCCTAGGCTGCGCCCTATACTCTGCACCTTTGGTGGTCCATTTGAGGCCTCACCTCTTAGTGCAAGCCCCGCCCAAGACTCCTCCCATTTCAAGCTTCGTCTCCATCTTTCCTACCAATAGGGCCCTGCTCCAGTCCCCGCTGTATTTATGTCCAGGCCCCTCCCACCTACTCCCGGCTCCGCTTAAGCCCCTCGGACCCAGCCCACAGCTACCACAGATGTCTCCTCTTTCAAGCCTCTCTCCAGGCCCCTCCCGGCAACCCTGGGCCCGCCCTAAGCCCCGCCCCTCACCCTCAGCCCCACCCCCTGCCGCTAGCCTCCCCGCCGCACCTAAGGGGGGCGCTGCGGCCTTCAAGGTCTCCTGGCACTCCCTGCGGTACCGTTCCCAGCGCAGGTACAGCTCCCCCGCCGTCTGCCCCTCAGAGCCTGTCcaccaaaagagagaaaggaagatccCGCCAGACGTACCCCATCCCCAGTAAGCACGTTTGGTGTGGGCCAGAAACACCCCAGAGATCCTTGAAGGGGCTAGCTAAGAACCGCAGGGGAGGTCAGTGATTGCAAGGGCTCAGGCGGGGGGCGGGATGAACAGGTGGAGCACTGGACATTTTTAGGGCAGGGAAGCTGCTCTGTGTGATACTGCagtggtggacacatgacattatgcgtTTGTCAAAACCAATAAGACTGTACAACAcggagtgaaccctaatgtaaactatgggctTTAGTTTGTAATAATATATCAAGACTGATCCATCAATTGTAataaatgtaccacaggaatgcaagctGTTAATAAAAGGAGAAACAGAATGCTGGGGGGGAGGGGCATACGGGAACTCCGTACTTTCTgcacagtttttctgtaaacctaaaaaaaaagtctattaagACAAACAAACCGAATACACTGTTGGGGACTTGGGTGGGGGGTGCCTAGAAACCACCGGAGGAGTTGCTGGTTGGGAAGGGGGAAGGGCTGAAAACTTCCAAGAAAATTAGGAAGGAGGTGGCTGGAAGCCATAAGGGGGATCTATGGGGGAAAGACTGGGGAGTGGAAACAGCCACCAGAACTTGAATCTGGGCAAGGCAGAAGCATGTCTAAGGTATGACACATGCCCTGGGCACCACTTGAGGACGTGGGGGCGGGCGCCACTGAGCAGCTTCTATTAACCACTACAGTTTCTATGGCCAGCTGTCAGAGATCATTCGGCAAATTAAAACCAATACTTTTTTATTTGAGAGATTCCATGGGTCAAGGCAGACTATGTCACCTTGCTGTGCTGagtgtagaaagagaagaaactggaaaaaatgaCTTTGAGCACGTCATAGACCAATTTTCATCGGTGAAAGCAAGGACCGTGCAGTTGTCATTTTCAGGTAGTGCCATAATGTGTTAAGTCAGAGATTAAtgagcttgacttgtatttttgagctgataatATGGTATGTTAAGTCTTCTAAAAGATGGCTGTCAGATGGTTGGACAGGGACGCAATTTCGGTGTTTGCCATAGGCGCTATTTTCCGTAGACATGCCTGTGCTGAAGCGGGACAATCTTAAAACTCTCTTTGCTGATGGGGGAAGACTTAAAACCGTCCCGAAACCTCCCTCCAAGCCTTGAACTCTGGCGATTCGTGGGTCCTCACCTCCGCCCTCCGAAGCAGCGGCCCCCACAGtgagagcagcagcagcagccaggacCCAGGGCTCAGCATCTTGCAGATGGCCAGGCATGGGGGACGAAGGGTCAGGTCACGTGGGAGCGGTCCGGCCTGGAGGGTCCCAGGGCAGTTAGGCGCCTCCAGCCTTGCAGAGCAGCCCAGTGGCCCCCAGCCTCGGGGACTCACGCATTTGCACACGGAggcccacaccacacacaccccaccccaccccggccCCACGCGGGATTGGGGGGGCGCGAGGAGTGGCCGGCACCGAGGCTGAGGCACACGATTGCCGGGCCCGCCTCCAGTTTGTTGCTCCGGCAGCGGCGGTGGACAGGGGGCGGGGGTGTTTGCTGAGGGGGCGGTTGCCCTAGAGCTGCGCTGGGCGGAAGCGCCAGCGTCACCCGGAGTCTAGACCCAGAGACTCTGGGGACCGCCTTGGAGAGGAGGGAGTAGCAACCGTCAGCTAAGGCTAGGGTGGAGCGTGAGTCCCCCATCGGAGTTCCCACTCTCGGGGGTTTCAAATGGCCCAGAAAAACCTGACCCTATAAAACTTTCCCCGCTGTGGAGAAAACCCAGGATCGGCAGGACAGCCCCTCTCCCAACATCCAAATCCTTAGAGACTAGAGAGGCGTCAGACCCTGGCTTACATCTGCAGGGGCTCAGTACCTGGAAACCTCTGGTCCAAAATCCCCCGCCCCCCTACCAGGCACCACgtagggaaagggaaaggggaaagtAGGGAGAATCTCAGAAGGAGCCCCCTGGAAGACAGACACGCAGTCAGAGACATACCAGACAGAAATACAGAGACtagagacacacagagaaagagagacacgGCTAGAGACTAGAGACCAAGGGACATAGAAAGCGACAAATATGTGGACCAGGagacaaagacaaggagagagacagagtgggaaagagagacagagatacaGAAGCAAAGCCTTCTGGAGGCTAAACAGATTGAGAGATATGGAAACAGACACCaagagacagagactgagagacagaaagagacaaaGGTAtaggctgagagagagagagagagaaacccagAGACTTGAGGGGGAGATGGGGGCAGAAGGAACAGGCTAGGACTGGGAGAGCCCTCACCTGCCCCCAGCTCTACTCATGCTCACCTGTTCCTGCCGCCGcttcagctgctgctgctgccgtcTCCACTGCCTGTCTGGGCACTGGAAGAGGTGACAGGCGCTGGCAGCCTGGGGTGGTGGGAGGGGGCGGAGCCAGGGCGGGACCCAGAACAGGAGGGAGAGCTCCAGCTAAGATCCAGCACAGGAGGACCATGGCATGTAAGTATCACAGTCACTCCAGGTCACGTGGAAGAGCAGTCACACTGTCACTGTCCCAAGGACCCCCCACCATGCACGGTCTCTCACTGGCCCACCTACAGCCCCCTAGTCACACAGCACACCTCCCACCCAGTCACTCACACACAGAGCAACAGCCACGAAGTCACATACACAGCGTCTCACACAACCCATACTGTGGCACAGTGAATTACCTTCTAGCCATAGCGTTTGTGATTCACACACAATGGTTgaatgggaccatgcaaataaagtgtatggagCCCTAAGGAAGGGGTTAATCAGTTttaccatcccactaggcttaaaatgagctgtCCCAGAGCGGGGAAGAgaagatctcaccaccaccaagaaagaagagccaggagtggggtGTGTACTTTGGGCCCTgaatctctgtgctgagaagctcctggaaccaggacctaaagagagagctgtaacaccaaagacggtgagaagcagcagcagagaaatggtggcagcacaGGAAGGAGACCACAGGAGACAGCggttgggcttcctggcccacagaaagagaaagctgagcgcctttaGGTGgcaggcttactggcagagtggggtgcctctgggcacttaccagcagaactaaaagagctttgtaacacttgcccaagcagggcagaggccaggccgagACCAGCCTttgggcacggctgagaagaggctgtcctgat
Protein-coding sequences here:
- the GIPR gene encoding gastric inhibitory polypeptide receptor, with protein sequence MPGHLQDAEPWVLAAAAALTVGAAASEGGGSEGQTAGELYLRWERYRRECQETLKAAAPPLGLACNGSFDMYVCWDYAAPNATARASCPWYLPWHKHVATGFVLRQCGNDGQWGPWRDHSQCENPERNGVFQDQRLILERLQVMYTVGYSLSLATLLLALLLLSVFRRLRCTRNYIHINLFTSFMLRATAILTRDRLLPPPGPYPGDQTRTLWSQALGACRTAQIMTQYCVGANYTWLLVEGVYLHSLLVLVGGSEGDHFRCYLILGWGAPALFVIPWVIVRYLYENTQCWERNDIKAIWWIIRTPILVTILINFLIFIRILGILVSKLRTRQMRCPDYRLRLARSTLTLVPLLGVHEVVFAPVTEEQARGTLRFAKLGFEIFLSSFQGFLVSVLYCFINKEVQAEIRRGWHRCRLRHSLGEQHHPPDRASRILPEDPGPGKVPTGRALSLGTLPGSGDEASRVLESYC